The following proteins come from a genomic window of Lycium ferocissimum isolate CSIRO_LF1 chromosome 4, AGI_CSIRO_Lferr_CH_V1, whole genome shotgun sequence:
- the LOC132053358 gene encoding transcription factor bHLH162-like produces the protein MEGCRRSSSAPARPKMERKYVEKNRRNHMKNLCNHLNSLLPSHASKETMALPDQIDAAEKYIKSLEMKLEKNKVYLEELKMSSSRKRPKSFNSTNEPNPSTKSTPQIQVHEMGPNMVVVLITNLDNLATFYNIIRLFHEEGVEVVYANFSVNGNSMLQISHENKINRSSTVESKTTTLSDKLKELIYGSSHGNDMESQLHLWDYIFESKLLGFDDVELLPIPSQNPNFYSYMQNI, from the exons ATGGAAGGTTGCCGGAGGTCTAGTTCAGCTCCGGCAC GTCCAAAAATGGAAAGGAAGTATGTGGAGAAGAATAGAAGGAATCATATGAAGAATCTCTGTAATCATCTTAATTCCTTGCTTCCTTCTCATGCCTCTAAG GAAACAATGGCATTGCCTGATCAAATAGATGCTGCAGAGAAGTACATAAAAAGCTTAGAAATGAAATTAGAGAAGAACAAGGTGTACTTGGAAGAATTAAAGATGAGTAGTAGTAGAAAAAGGCCCAAATCATTCAACTCAACTAATGAGCCCAACCCAAGCACCAAGTCAACCCCTCAGATCCAAGTCCATGAAATGGGCCCAAACATGGTCGTGGTTTTAATAACTAACCTTGACAATTTAGCCACTTTTTATAACATCATTCGGTTATTTCACGAGGAAGGTGTGGAAGTTGTGTATGCCAACTTTTCAGTCAATGGGAACTCTATGCTGCAGATTTCTCATGAAAATAAG ATCAACAGGAGTTCAACAGTGGAATCTAAAACTACAACTCTGAGTGATAAGCTTAAGGAGTTGATTTATGGATCATCTCATGGCAATGATATGGAATCCCAATTACATTTATGGGACTATATATTTGAGTCTAAACTGTTAGGATTTGATGATGTAGAGTTATTACCAATACCAAGTCAAAATCCAAACTTTTATAGTTATATGCAGAATATTTAA